ATGACGGCGACACGCCGGTCACATCCCTCACGAGACACGTGACGGTGTTCCCCTGATGGACCTCGTAATCCGCGCGACCGTCGTCTTCTTCTTCATCTACCTCGTCACGCGCGTGGTCGGCAAACGCGAGCTGTCCACGATGGAGCCGTTCGACCTGATCCTGCTCGTGGTGACTGGCGATCTCGTGCAGCAGGCGATCACCCAGAGCGACTACTCGGTCACCGGCGCATTCATCGTGATCTCCACGATTGCTCTGCTGACGGTGTTCGTGTCGTGGGTGAACTGGCGCTTCCGGCAGATGCGCAGCGTGCTCGAGGGGCAGCCGGTGGTGCTCGTGGAGAACGGCAAGATGATCGACCGCAACATGAAGCGCGAACGGATAACCGTGGAGGACATCGAGTCCGAGGGGCGCCTGCAGCAGGTCACCGACATCGCCGACATCCGCTGGGCCGTGCTCGAGACGAACGGCCGCATCGCGATCATCCCGGCGTCCAAGTAGGCGTCAGGTCATTAGGATCGGCGCCCCCTTGCGCGTCGATCGAGAGGAGAGCCTTTGACCAGCGTGCGCGAAGCCGCGTTCGAGCTG
This portion of the Thermoleophilaceae bacterium genome encodes:
- a CDS encoding YetF domain-containing protein, producing MDLVIRATVVFFFIYLVTRVVGKRELSTMEPFDLILLVVTGDLVQQAITQSDYSVTGAFIVISTIALLTVFVSWVNWRFRQMRSVLEGQPVVLVENGKMIDRNMKRERITVEDIESEGRLQQVTDIADIRWAVLETNGRIAIIPASK